A genome region from Chitinivibrio alkaliphilus ACht1 includes the following:
- the rpmE gene encoding 50S ribosomal protein L31: protein MREGIHPEYTPVKFTCSCGNVIETRSTVGDKHIEICNKCHPFYTGKAKVIDTAGRIDRFKARYGTKASL, encoded by the coding sequence ATGAGAGAAGGTATCCATCCGGAATACACTCCGGTGAAGTTCACCTGTTCATGCGGTAACGTAATAGAAACCCGGTCAACAGTTGGTGATAAGCATATTGAAATCTGCAATAAGTGTCACCCATTCTACACTGGTAAGGCAAAAGTTATTGATACGGCAGGTCGTATCGACCGATTCAAGGCGCGCTACGGTACAAAAGCGAGCCTGTAA